A single region of the Anomaloglossus baeobatrachus isolate aAnoBae1 chromosome 2, aAnoBae1.hap1, whole genome shotgun sequence genome encodes:
- the LOC142290420 gene encoding uncharacterized protein LOC142290420 produces MVYEANPKTSLFCRFYMFLKLLPFTSLKSVVTVLGVVNCLFLCFFTVIFPSSMDFKARESAWQTQLNQVFDTEGEVDNSADSRSHRELCSQIKVLFNRRMRLWWNKAFMQRYVDRGLIPRGLRVQVFPSFNVTDETFKRDWEEAATACSRSFMGLLINNNEASLRAIDEEISVLQDRTTKELTPAELSNFHETMNKEFVKWEKELVSNKTKKYQRDVTDYKNQQVYRWKGTTRRRRNFVGLPHSVSASSISSVEDESSTSQASSRPVTRGFSGKNRPEKTSPALGKSTLGAIPKKGNSNQLEVINLSQVQLTTDQIEVLKLGLTFVPDCNFDLFTVAKDLNLFLRKVVLHKIHARGPSLNPCTVEREEEAVRTLEELEGQASVFYFVPLVHIFLCH; encoded by the exons atggtatatgaggcaaatccaaagacttctcttttttgtcgtttttatatgttcctgaagttgttgcctttcacttcattgaagtctgttgtgactgtcttgggtgttgttaattgtctctttctgtgttttttcacagtCATTTTTCCAAGCAGCATGGACTTTAAAGCCCGTGAATCCGCGTGGCAAACTCAATTAAACCAGGTTTTTGACACAGAGGGCGAAGTGGACAATTCAGCGGATTCAAGAAGTCACAGGGAACTTTGCAGCCAAATCAAAGTATTGTTCAACCGCAGaatgagactctggtggaacaaggcattTATGCAGCGCTATGTTGATCGGGGGTTAATACCCAGAGGTCTTAGGGTACAGGTCTTTCCCTCATTTAATGTCACGGATGAGACGTTCAAAAGGGACTGGGAGGAAGCAGCTACTGCTTGCTCCAGGTCCTTTATGGGGCTTCTTATTAACAATAATGAGGCCTCTCTCCGTGCCATTGATGAAGAGATTTCTGTTCTACAAGACCGTACCACGAAGGAACTCACCCCCGCTGAGCTATCTAATTTCCACGAGACAATGAATAAGGAATTTGTCAAGTGGGAAAAGGAGTTGGtctctaataaaacaaaaaaatatcaacgTGATGTTACTGATTATAAGAATCAGCAGGTGTATCGGTGGAAAGGGACAACACGTCGGAGGAGAAATTTTGTCGGACTCCCTCATTCCGTAtcagcctcctccatctcctcagtGGAGGATGAAAGTTCTACATCTCAGGCCTCATCTAGACCTGTAACGAGAGGTTTTTCGGGTAAAAATAGACCCGAGAAAACATCACCAGCCCTTGGAAAATCCACCTTGGGAGCAATTCCAAAGAAGGGCAATTCCAACCAACTGGAGGTGATTAACCTATCTCAGGTCCAATTGACTActgaccagattgaggtcctaaaACTAGGTTTAACCTTTGTACCTGATTGTAATTTTGATCTTTTTACAGTCGCTAAGGACCTGAATCTGTTCCTCAGAAAGGTGGTCCTCCATAAAATACATGCTAGAGGACCGAGCCTGAACCCTTGCACCGtcgagagggaggaggaggctgtGCGGACACTTGAGGAATTGGAGggacaggcatctg ttttttacTTTGTACCCTTGGTGCATATCTTTCTGTGTCATTAA